A window of the Oncorhynchus mykiss isolate Arlee chromosome 15, USDA_OmykA_1.1, whole genome shotgun sequence genome harbors these coding sequences:
- the LOC110490421 gene encoding DNA damage-regulated autophagy modulator protein 1 isoform X2 → MFWFMDMKGMCFLPVFLVIWSSSTFIVSYIIALFEHDLGFILPYISEIGAEPPESCIFGLMTVITACAGMATMYARYKFVEKLNETAGGVPPALNQAAFWIGMLSCLGMCFVATFQSIISYKAFPYGCSLALCRVRTGMATMAFLAVPPTIICALLHRTEDKDNVFHLVSAVSEWIVVFSFIFFFFTYIHDFKKFTLKLRTEFVS, encoded by the exons ATGTTTTGGTTCATGGACATGAAGGGAATGTGCTTTTTACCAGTTTTCTTGGTCATCTGGTCATCTAGCACGTTTATTGTCTCCTACATAATTGCATTGTTCGAGCATGATTTGGGTTTCATCTTACCCTATATAAG TGAAATTGGGGCTGAACCCCCAGAGAGTTGTATCTTTGGCTTGATGACGGTCATCACTGCATGTGCAG GTATGGCCACCATGTATGCCAGATACAAGTTTGTGGAGAAGCTCAATGAGACAGCAGGTGGTGTGCCCCCAGCACTGAACCAGGCTGCTTTCTGGATTGGAATGCTTTCTTGTTTGGGGATGTGTTTTGTCGCTACTTTCCAG TCCATTATATCCTATAAGGCTTTCCCCTATGGATGTTCGTTGGCCTTGTGTCGTGTGCGCACAGGAATGGCAACCATGGCCTTCCTGGCAGTCCCCCCCA CTATTATCTGTGCCTTACTGCATAGAACTGAAGACAAG GACAATGTGTTCCATCTGGTGAGTGCTGTGAGTGAGTGGATCGTGGTCTTCagcttcatcttcttcttcttcacctaCATCCATGACTTTAAA aagttTACTCTGAAGCTGAGAACAGAATTTGTTTCCTGA
- the LOC110490421 gene encoding DNA damage-regulated autophagy modulator protein 1 isoform X1 has translation MFWFMDMKGMCFLPVFLVIWSSSTFIVSYIIALFEHDLGFILPYISEIGAEPPESCIFGLMTVITACAGMATMYARYKFVEKLNETAGGVPPALNQAAFWIGMLSCLGMCFVATFQETTIIQVHDAGAILFFVSGVLYTILQSIISYKAFPYGCSLALCRVRTGMATMAFLAVPPTIICALLHRTEDKDNVFHLVSAVSEWIVVFSFIFFFFTYIHDFKKFTLKLRTEFVS, from the exons ATGTTTTGGTTCATGGACATGAAGGGAATGTGCTTTTTACCAGTTTTCTTGGTCATCTGGTCATCTAGCACGTTTATTGTCTCCTACATAATTGCATTGTTCGAGCATGATTTGGGTTTCATCTTACCCTATATAAG TGAAATTGGGGCTGAACCCCCAGAGAGTTGTATCTTTGGCTTGATGACGGTCATCACTGCATGTGCAG GTATGGCCACCATGTATGCCAGATACAAGTTTGTGGAGAAGCTCAATGAGACAGCAGGTGGTGTGCCCCCAGCACTGAACCAGGCTGCTTTCTGGATTGGAATGCTTTCTTGTTTGGGGATGTGTTTTGTCGCTACTTTCCAG GAAACAACAATTATTCAAGTTCATGATGCAGGTGCAATACTCTTCTTCGTTTCTGGTGTGTTGTACACCATCCTCCAGTCCATTATATCCTATAAGGCTTTCCCCTATGGATGTTCGTTGGCCTTGTGTCGTGTGCGCACAGGAATGGCAACCATGGCCTTCCTGGCAGTCCCCCCCA CTATTATCTGTGCCTTACTGCATAGAACTGAAGACAAG GACAATGTGTTCCATCTGGTGAGTGCTGTGAGTGAGTGGATCGTGGTCTTCagcttcatcttcttcttcttcacctaCATCCATGACTTTAAA aagttTACTCTGAAGCTGAGAACAGAATTTGTTTCCTGA
- the LOC110490422 gene encoding WASH complex subunit 3 has product MDEDGLPIVGSGIDLTKVPAIQQRRVVAYLNQFIVHTVRFLNRFSTVCEEKLACISLRIQQIETTLSILEAKLSSIPGLEDVRVEGVGQRPATEVNGPVAVVPSQPETPIAVAVPLPPPEASPNITEPRAAGDSWMTVAKDPRYARYLKMVQVGVPVMAIKNKMVQEGLDPKLLDTPDAPVPDAVKKKTLDHDDDSDDGSESSFSD; this is encoded by the exons ATGGACGAGGACGGTTTACCGATTGTGGGATCAGGAATAGATCTGACCAAG GTCCCAGCCATACAACAGAGGAGAGTCGTTGCCTATCTCAACCAGTTCATAGTGCACACTGTCCGCTTTCTCAATCGTTTTTCGACAGTTTGCGAAGAGAAACTTGCATGCATATCTCTTCGGATACAGCAGATTGAAACTACCCTCAGCATTTTGGAAGCAAAG CTCTCCTCTATTCCTGGTTTGGAGGATGTCAGGGTGGAGGGTGTTGGTCAGCGGCCAGCTACAGAGGTTAATGGTCCAGTCGCAGTTGTGCCAAGTCAACCAGAGACCCCTATAGCTGTGGCTGTGCCATTGCCACCTCCTGAg GCGTCTCCAAACATAACAGAACCAAGAGCAGCAGGAGACAGTTGGATGACTGTGGCCAAGGACCCACGCTATGCCAGATATCTCAAGATGGTGCAAGTG GGTGTTCCAGTTATGGCGATAAAGAATAAAATGGTCCAGGAAGGTTTGGATCCCAAACTGCTTGA CACACCAGATGCACCTGTGCCTGATGCCGTCAAAAAGAAAACACTGGATCACGATGATGACAGCGACGATGGCAGTGAGTCATCTTTCAGCGATTGA